The Sediminispirochaeta bajacaliforniensis DSM 16054 genome has a segment encoding these proteins:
- a CDS encoding MBL fold metallo-hydrolase yields MELKFFGYGSGYNPKWGNTNAYFLHHDTFYLLDCGFTTFSRIIDLQPFLEAKKLIIIITHLHADHIGSLPMLISYAYNKLRMKPLLIFPQHTVRSLLTLTGIPSDEYDLIPSLTEPNPIQAFPQKVVHSPHIDSYGYIIHAGDETMYFSGDAATIPDTVVEKFFSGTVGTIYQDVTEAYGDNPSHGTLERLNAIFPRAVRNRIVCMHLESDFIDLIKRHGYRFAETEGV; encoded by the coding sequence ATGGAATTAAAGTTTTTCGGTTACGGTAGCGGATACAACCCCAAATGGGGGAATACAAACGCATATTTTCTACACCATGACACCTTTTATCTCTTGGATTGCGGTTTTACCACATTCTCCCGGATTATCGATCTACAACCGTTTCTTGAAGCAAAAAAGCTGATTATTATCATTACGCATCTTCATGCTGATCACATCGGTAGCCTGCCTATGCTCATTTCATATGCTTATAACAAACTGCGTATGAAGCCGCTTCTGATCTTTCCCCAGCACACTGTTCGCAGCCTTTTGACATTGACCGGTATTCCGAGTGATGAGTACGACCTGATACCCTCGCTTACCGAACCCAATCCCATACAAGCCTTTCCCCAGAAAGTAGTGCACTCGCCTCATATAGATAGCTATGGCTACATCATACATGCCGGAGATGAGACTATGTATTTCAGCGGAGACGCTGCTACAATACCAGATACCGTGGTAGAAAAGTTTTTTTCCGGGACGGTTGGCACAATCTATCAAGATGTTACCGAAGCCTATGGAGACAACCCCTCGCATGGAACACTTGAAAGGTTGAACGCTATATTTCCGAGAGCAGTAAGGAACCGTATCGTTTGTATGCATCTGGAAAGTGATTTTATCGATTTAATCAAACGTCACGGATATCGATTTGCAGAGACGGAAGGAGTGTAA
- a CDS encoding carbohydrate ABC transporter permease — MQLKRIVFFILASAFALLWLIPLIWLIVTTFTEPSYYMSIIPKTPFSLQNIIYILSAAPFGRYYANTIMIVAGIFCVQCITVTLAAFALSVMNFRFEKLVFFLIFVQIIIPNDVLIMPNYSTISSLGLIDTKLAIMIPFYCSAFGILLLRQSFKTIPIALSDASKIDGCNLMQTIWKVYVPCAKPAYVSFGLVSISYHWNNYLWPVIVTNSVNNRPLTVGLAIFAKSKEAVMQWSNVCAATFIIIFPLLTAFLFFQKQFINSFVSSGIK, encoded by the coding sequence ATGCAGCTTAAACGTATAGTATTTTTCATATTGGCATCGGCATTCGCACTCTTATGGCTTATTCCCCTGATCTGGCTAATCGTTACCACCTTTACCGAACCATCATATTATATGTCCATCATCCCCAAAACTCCCTTTTCATTGCAGAATATTATCTACATTCTATCTGCTGCACCTTTCGGCAGATATTATGCAAATACCATTATGATTGTTGCAGGTATTTTTTGCGTGCAGTGTATAACGGTGACCCTTGCAGCCTTTGCCCTCAGTGTCATGAATTTCAGGTTTGAAAAACTTGTCTTTTTTCTTATCTTTGTACAGATCATCATTCCAAATGATGTACTTATCATGCCGAACTATTCAACAATATCTTCATTGGGACTCATCGATACAAAGCTGGCTATCATGATTCCTTTTTACTGCAGCGCCTTCGGCATACTGCTTCTTCGTCAAAGCTTCAAAACCATACCAATCGCTCTGTCCGATGCTTCAAAAATCGATGGATGTAATCTCATGCAGACTATCTGGAAGGTGTATGTACCATGCGCAAAACCAGCCTACGTCTCTTTCGGCCTTGTCTCTATCAGCTACCACTGGAATAACTATCTTTGGCCGGTGATCGTAACAAATTCCGTCAACAACAGACCACTCACTGTAGGGCTGGCTATTTTTGCAAAATCAAAAGAGGCGGTAATGCAGTGGTCGAATGTCTGTGCAGCAACATTCATTATCATCTTTCCGTTGCTTACGGCATTTTTATTTTTTCAAAAGCAGTTTATCAATAGCTTTGTAAGCTCTGGAATTAAATAG
- a CDS encoding glycosyltransferase family protein — protein MKIAIVHHHFRPGGVTKVAISGAKALLDQCLAIESIQLVSGSGDNLDAIDLRTMHLPLFDYHSDIVGTNGLSSEAICRLLEEHLSDHLLWVHNYQLGKNGYFTQGVLDYARRHPDRPVMLQIHDFPECGRHNNLDELYATMNDAIYPDLPNVLYLTINERDRKLLISCGISSERVALLNNPVSDGHADSLDVDRERIRKRVAAGLPETAGKIDHSAPFFLYPVRTIRRKNVLEAALLARLVEGGANLLVTLPGTSEAEQEYSHLVRSLFADGTITGAFGLGAGIDAAGIGFEELARSCDLVVSSSVQEGFGYFFVDALRWGVPLFARRLDILGGIEPLFEGYPHYLYSTLWIPVRHEKRKELSERYNRRMNELSAYLHEEVRSLLQERIQKMLNSELIDFSYLDAGSQAGFLRCMDDRGLLRELRSLNADMLSQAALLTGQHPTPPTETIRKHFGNEHFASRAKELIEQLMKGPSLQIGETRSNKIPPREDPVHRRLLQGFAAPEYLRLLYETPSS, from the coding sequence ATGAAGATTGCCATTGTACATCACCATTTCAGACCCGGAGGTGTGACAAAGGTCGCCATCTCCGGGGCAAAGGCATTGCTTGACCAGTGTCTGGCTATTGAATCGATACAACTTGTTTCGGGAAGCGGCGATAATCTGGATGCCATCGATCTCAGGACCATGCACCTTCCGCTTTTCGATTATCATTCCGATATAGTGGGTACCAACGGGCTTTCGTCAGAGGCCATCTGCCGACTCCTTGAAGAGCATCTGTCGGACCATCTGCTGTGGGTTCATAACTATCAACTTGGCAAAAACGGTTATTTTACTCAGGGGGTCCTGGATTATGCCCGCCGACATCCCGATCGGCCGGTCATGCTCCAGATTCACGACTTTCCCGAATGCGGCAGGCATAACAACCTTGACGAGTTGTACGCCACCATGAACGATGCAATCTACCCGGACTTGCCGAATGTTCTGTACCTGACCATCAACGAGCGGGATCGCAAGCTGCTCATATCGTGCGGGATCTCTTCCGAGAGGGTCGCCTTGCTGAATAATCCGGTGTCGGACGGTCATGCCGATTCCCTTGACGTTGATCGGGAAAGGATTAGAAAGCGTGTTGCCGCAGGATTGCCGGAAACAGCAGGAAAGATCGACCACTCCGCTCCCTTTTTCCTTTACCCCGTTAGGACGATCCGGCGAAAAAACGTGCTGGAGGCTGCTCTCCTTGCCCGACTTGTCGAGGGAGGTGCTAATCTTCTTGTTACCCTGCCCGGGACCAGCGAAGCGGAACAGGAGTATTCGCACCTTGTTCGATCGCTCTTTGCCGACGGTACGATAACGGGGGCCTTCGGCCTTGGGGCGGGGATCGATGCAGCCGGCATTGGGTTTGAAGAGCTTGCCCGGTCCTGCGATCTCGTGGTCTCTTCTTCCGTACAGGAAGGTTTCGGTTACTTTTTTGTGGATGCCCTGCGGTGGGGTGTCCCCTTGTTTGCACGACGATTGGATATCCTCGGAGGAATCGAACCCCTTTTTGAAGGCTATCCCCACTATCTTTATTCCACACTCTGGATACCGGTAAGGCACGAGAAAAGAAAGGAGCTTTCAGAACGCTACAATCGGCGGATGAATGAGCTTTCTGCCTACCTGCATGAGGAAGTCCGCTCACTCCTTCAGGAACGTATTCAGAAGATGCTTAACAGCGAACTAATCGATTTTTCATATCTTGATGCCGGATCTCAGGCGGGATTCTTACGATGCATGGATGATCGGGGACTTCTCCGGGAGCTTCGATCGTTGAATGCCGATATGCTTTCTCAGGCGGCACTTTTGACCGGACAACACCCGACACCTCCTACGGAAACCATACGAAAACACTTCGGCAATGAACACTTCGCCAGTCGCGCCAAGGAGCTGATTGAGCAGCTTATGAAAGGTCCCTCTCTCCAAATAGGGGAGACACGAAGTAACAAGATACCACCGAGAGAGGATCCTGTCCATCGCAGGCTTTTACAAGGCTTTGCCGCACCTGAATATTTGCGTCTGTTGTACGAGACACCTTCTTCCTGA
- a CDS encoding carboxymuconolactone decarboxylase family protein — translation MKQMKAESHKRLFRHRYGISELFSSSIKLYPTVFYLIRNKKAQIISNDLRKRPMLAVTEVNGCAICSYAHTKMALEQGMSKQEIHAMLSAGNEFVSESESKTIFCAQHYADSLGKPNFEASQVLLRSYGKKKSTMILSAITVMMYSNICGLPLSAFISRLRGKKYANSTLVYEIVMLLSIIPISLIAAIPALINPVLKRRMQQTR, via the coding sequence ATGAAGCAGATGAAAGCCGAATCCCACAAACGGTTATTTCGGCACCGCTATGGTATCAGCGAACTTTTTTCGTCGAGTATAAAACTCTATCCGACCGTGTTTTATCTCATCCGCAACAAGAAAGCCCAGATTATTTCCAACGATCTTCGGAAGCGGCCTATGCTGGCGGTTACCGAAGTGAATGGTTGTGCAATTTGTTCCTATGCACATACGAAAATGGCGCTGGAACAGGGAATGTCGAAGCAGGAAATTCATGCGATGCTCTCTGCCGGCAATGAATTTGTCTCCGAAAGCGAAAGCAAGACAATTTTCTGTGCCCAACACTATGCCGATAGTTTGGGGAAGCCTAATTTCGAGGCTTCTCAGGTGCTTCTCCGTAGCTATGGAAAAAAGAAAAGCACTATGATTCTTTCTGCAATCACTGTGATGATGTACAGCAATATCTGCGGACTGCCACTGAGTGCTTTCATTTCGCGGCTCCGAGGCAAGAAATATGCTAATAGCACGCTTGTATATGAAATTGTTATGCTCCTATCGATTATTCCGATAAGCCTCATTGCCGCAATACCGGCGTTGATCAATCCAGTGCTCAAACGGCGCATGCAGCAGACCCGATAA
- a CDS encoding carbohydrate ABC transporter permease gives MDMAVFSVYSFPKKDRLVKNRALTSQQTKKRKQSWKRDGIACLLLAPSLIFLTMFTLIPIVKSFYLSLMDLQLGMKKPIFIGLDNYTYLFSDPLFWKVMGNTVLFSLLTVIPSMVLGLALALLLNMRHKLTGLFRVSFFSPVVMPMIAVASIWMFIYMPDAGLLDQLLKSFGLPGQIFLQRSDTVLPALSVVYNWKEAGFLMIFFLSGLQNISTEMYEAARIDGARKFTIFWKLTFPLLMPTTIFVSTIALTDSFKLVDHIAMMTEGMPNNSSTTLLYFIYQNGFTYFNQGIASTLTVILLIIMLIAASLQFFTADSRIHYN, from the coding sequence ATGGATATGGCCGTATTTTCTGTTTATAGCTTTCCGAAAAAGGACCGACTGGTGAAAAATAGAGCCCTCACATCACAACAAACAAAAAAAAGGAAACAAAGTTGGAAACGCGACGGGATAGCATGTTTGTTACTTGCGCCCTCTTTAATCTTCCTCACGATGTTTACACTTATTCCTATTGTAAAAAGCTTTTATCTTAGCCTGATGGACCTTCAATTAGGCATGAAGAAACCTATTTTCATTGGTTTGGACAACTATACATATTTGTTTTCCGATCCTCTGTTTTGGAAGGTGATGGGAAACACCGTGCTCTTTTCATTACTGACTGTTATCCCAAGCATGGTGCTGGGTCTGGCTCTCGCTCTCTTATTAAATATGCGGCACAAATTAACAGGTCTCTTTCGTGTTTCCTTTTTTTCTCCTGTGGTTATGCCCATGATTGCCGTTGCTAGTATCTGGATGTTTATTTACATGCCGGATGCCGGTCTTCTCGATCAGTTACTCAAATCATTCGGACTCCCCGGACAAATTTTCTTACAGAGGTCGGATACCGTTCTTCCCGCACTCTCTGTCGTCTACAATTGGAAAGAAGCTGGATTTCTCATGATCTTCTTCTTGTCCGGTTTACAGAATATCTCAACGGAGATGTACGAGGCGGCAAGAATAGATGGAGCACGAAAGTTCACTATATTCTGGAAATTGACGTTTCCACTACTCATGCCAACAACAATTTTCGTATCAACAATAGCGCTCACAGACTCTTTTAAACTTGTTGACCATATTGCGATGATGACAGAAGGAATGCCCAACAACTCCAGTACGACTCTTCTGTATTTCATTTATCAAAACGGCTTTACCTACTTCAATCAAGGAATTGCATCAACACTTACGGTCATACTATTGATCATCATGCTTATTGCAGCATCACTTCAATTTTTCACTGCGGACAGCCGGATACACTACAATTAA
- a CDS encoding ABC transporter substrate-binding protein codes for MKRSTRNILAAFIVLIASAGMIWAGGDQENSGTAKSSNGEEDVIVLQMFYPVQVGGPLTKLIEKLASDFHSVNPTIVVEPIYTGNYDDTVVKIQTAIQGNTPPDLFLSLATQRFSLVSSDSIIPLDDLIAMDGGDEYINDFLPGFMEDSFVDGKIWSIPFQRSTQIIYYNKDAFKEAGLDPETPPKNWDELVAYSQKLVKKDAAGNVIRWGVGLAQQSGSAQWQFGGFCLENSKNGENLMSDDGKKVFFNTPENIEALQFQIDLQQKYEVMPKGIVQWTDLPGAFIEGKYGIIYHTTGNLANISKNATFDFGTGFMPGNKRYGAPTGGGNFYITKGISRERQEAAWKFIRFATSPERLAQWNIDTGYVAPRASSFETSIMKNYYGELPQAEVAKEQLKYAKPELTTYDSARIWRIFNDNYQAAIIGDLTAKEALDKAQAEASQVLKRFQ; via the coding sequence ATGAAACGTTCAACAAGAAACATACTTGCTGCCTTTATTGTGCTGATCGCTTCGGCCGGCATGATTTGGGCAGGAGGGGACCAAGAGAATTCGGGAACGGCAAAATCCTCAAATGGCGAAGAAGACGTCATTGTCCTGCAAATGTTTTACCCGGTGCAGGTTGGAGGACCGCTAACAAAGCTTATTGAAAAGTTGGCATCTGATTTTCATAGTGTCAACCCCACCATCGTTGTCGAACCAATATATACGGGGAATTACGACGATACTGTCGTAAAAATCCAGACGGCAATTCAGGGAAACACTCCTCCGGATTTATTCTTGAGCTTGGCAACACAGCGCTTTTCTTTAGTTTCCTCCGATTCCATTATCCCCCTCGATGATCTTATTGCCATGGACGGTGGAGATGAGTACATAAATGATTTTTTACCGGGATTTATGGAAGACTCATTTGTGGATGGGAAAATCTGGAGCATTCCGTTTCAAAGAAGTACACAAATTATCTATTACAACAAGGACGCCTTTAAGGAGGCCGGACTTGACCCGGAAACACCACCCAAAAACTGGGACGAACTTGTTGCATATTCTCAAAAGCTCGTAAAGAAAGATGCTGCAGGAAATGTCATTCGCTGGGGGGTTGGGCTTGCCCAGCAGTCGGGGTCGGCACAATGGCAATTCGGTGGATTCTGCCTGGAAAACAGTAAAAACGGCGAAAACCTTATGTCAGACGATGGAAAGAAGGTTTTTTTCAATACTCCTGAAAATATTGAAGCGTTACAGTTTCAAATTGATCTTCAGCAAAAGTATGAAGTGATGCCCAAAGGAATCGTACAATGGACTGACCTGCCGGGGGCCTTTATTGAAGGCAAATATGGAATTATTTACCATACAACGGGGAACTTGGCGAACATTTCAAAGAATGCAACCTTTGATTTCGGAACAGGTTTCATGCCGGGGAACAAACGCTATGGGGCTCCAACCGGTGGTGGAAATTTCTACATCACCAAAGGGATTTCGAGAGAACGTCAGGAAGCTGCATGGAAATTCATTCGTTTTGCAACCTCTCCTGAACGACTGGCGCAGTGGAACATCGATACCGGTTACGTAGCACCACGGGCATCATCCTTTGAAACCTCCATCATGAAAAATTACTACGGCGAGCTTCCTCAGGCGGAAGTAGCGAAAGAGCAGCTCAAATATGCAAAGCCGGAGTTGACAACATACGACTCTGCAAGAATCTGGAGAATCTTCAACGACAATTATCAAGCCGCGATCATTGGTGATCTTACGGCCAAAGAGGCCCTGGATAAAGCCCAGGCAGAAGCTAGTCAAGTGCTAAAGCGATTCCAGTAG
- a CDS encoding response regulator transcription factor — protein sequence MFKVVIADDEYYILREFEHIIDWGAYGCSIVGLAKNGSDAKDLFIKHNAHILITDIKMPIIDGLQLIKELSDIERHIEFILISGFSDFSFALTAIKYGVSDYLLKPIIPEELQSALIKIIGRFKQFDFHESPNRKLQLQSNCNRFIKKAYEYVENHYQNPISLHEVAEYLGISQSYLSKLFVCKLKMRFTQFVNLYRIRISQQYLKATDKTIEDIAELVGYSDYKYYSVVFKSITGMTPIQFKHEKNFFVNS from the coding sequence ATGTTCAAAGTAGTGATTGCCGACGATGAATACTATATTCTGCGAGAATTCGAGCATATCATCGATTGGGGAGCATATGGCTGCTCAATCGTCGGCTTAGCAAAAAACGGATCTGATGCAAAAGATCTCTTTATTAAACATAATGCACACATTCTCATTACCGATATCAAGATGCCGATTATAGACGGATTACAGCTCATAAAAGAACTCAGCGATATCGAACGGCATATTGAGTTTATTCTCATTTCCGGATTCAGTGATTTCTCTTTTGCGCTCACAGCAATAAAATATGGGGTATCGGACTACCTCTTAAAGCCTATCATTCCTGAAGAACTACAAAGCGCACTTATAAAAATCATAGGAAGGTTCAAGCAATTCGATTTTCACGAATCTCCAAATAGAAAACTTCAGTTACAATCTAATTGTAATCGATTTATAAAAAAAGCCTACGAATATGTTGAAAACCATTACCAAAATCCAATAAGCCTTCATGAAGTGGCTGAGTATTTAGGTATCAGTCAAAGTTATTTGAGTAAACTATTTGTTTGCAAACTGAAGATGCGTTTTACGCAATTTGTCAATCTGTACCGAATACGCATTAGCCAACAGTATCTAAAAGCTACTGATAAAACCATTGAAGATATTGCGGAATTAGTAGGGTATAGCGATTACAAATATTACTCTGTAGTCTTTAAAAGCATTACAGGTATGACACCAATTCAATTTAAACATGAAAAGAATTTTTTTGTGAACTCGTAA
- a CDS encoding sensor histidine kinase, translating to MRSIQIAKRIESMMNEYLHLAYDFAASEEVKTFFGEPRESKHGIFTSEVLQQYLLYKKGAEELHFISRSAENNISTGYIPNLYLYKNWGILYNLSTSLNDHLFFSSIYRGLSGDTICLSVAVKVFNTVHQVIGYIIIDVYRNKLQSLIEQGKSVQSSINITNKKNFIIYSGVRYDEGKKYIPVDQNDFTYSFSHSILENSFILNYEVQNSFLLEVKEKFREKISWLVIVSIIISMITALIISSGLRKPINKLITTMKIVGEGNLEAQIDLKKRDDLHELQDEFNKFVRQLKRLQDGNMENERLLHQAQIAFLQAQIKPHFLYNMLATIKGMVSYSSPEEVKTAIITLSRLLRNSFDFSEELRPLKDHLEIIQCYVDMQNFRFPNKFQLLINADQKSLSCRMPPLLLQPIVENSIIHGFSDKEEACTIDIQTEMHDGYLFITIKDNGTGIPNRLLREIKRDKPNAAYPHIGLTNVIKRIKFFYDDSCFVDIESHIGIGTTVTFKLYAL from the coding sequence GTGCGAAGCATCCAGATAGCTAAACGAATTGAATCGATGATGAATGAATATCTGCATCTTGCCTATGATTTTGCGGCCAGTGAAGAAGTTAAAACTTTTTTTGGAGAACCGAGAGAAAGCAAACACGGTATATTCACAAGCGAAGTTCTCCAGCAGTATCTGCTTTATAAAAAAGGAGCAGAGGAGCTCCATTTTATTAGTCGTTCTGCAGAAAATAACATTTCGACAGGTTACATCCCCAATCTTTATCTGTATAAGAATTGGGGAATTCTTTACAATCTATCGACAAGCCTTAATGACCATCTCTTTTTCAGTTCGATTTACAGAGGCTTATCCGGTGATACAATCTGTCTCTCAGTTGCCGTCAAAGTCTTTAATACTGTGCACCAAGTCATCGGCTATATCATCATTGATGTATATCGCAATAAACTACAAAGCCTCATCGAACAAGGGAAAAGTGTTCAATCAAGTATAAACATAACAAACAAGAAAAATTTCATTATCTACAGTGGAGTAAGATATGATGAAGGCAAAAAATATATACCCGTTGATCAAAATGATTTTACCTATAGCTTTTCTCATTCTATACTCGAAAATTCCTTTATCCTGAACTACGAAGTACAAAACAGCTTCTTACTGGAAGTGAAAGAAAAATTCCGAGAAAAAATTTCATGGCTTGTTATTGTCAGTATTATTATCAGCATGATAACGGCTTTGATTATTTCTTCCGGTTTAAGAAAACCAATCAACAAGCTTATAACGACAATGAAAATTGTGGGAGAAGGTAATCTTGAAGCGCAAATCGACCTCAAAAAGAGAGACGACCTTCATGAACTTCAGGATGAATTTAATAAATTCGTAAGACAACTCAAGCGGCTTCAGGATGGAAACATGGAAAATGAACGATTACTGCATCAAGCCCAGATAGCCTTTCTGCAAGCACAAATCAAACCGCACTTTCTCTACAATATGCTGGCGACAATAAAGGGGATGGTATCCTACAGTTCTCCCGAAGAAGTTAAGACAGCCATTATAACGCTTAGTAGGCTCCTACGAAATTCTTTCGATTTCTCTGAAGAGTTACGACCTTTGAAGGACCATTTGGAAATTATCCAATGCTATGTTGATATGCAAAATTTCAGATTTCCGAACAAATTCCAGCTCCTTATCAATGCGGACCAGAAAAGCCTTTCATGTAGAATGCCTCCACTTTTATTGCAGCCTATTGTCGAGAATTCGATTATTCACGGTTTTTCCGACAAGGAAGAAGCGTGTACGATAGATATCCAAACAGAAATGCATGATGGTTATCTATTTATCACCATTAAAGACAATGGTACAGGTATACCGAATCGATTGCTACGGGAGATAAAAAGAGACAAACCAAACGCCGCATATCCTCACATCGGTCTGACAAACGTCATCAAACGTATAAAATTTTTCTACGATGACTCTTGCTTTGTGGACATTGAAAGCCACATAGGTATAGGAACAACGGTGACCTTTAAACTCTATGCATTATAG